The following are encoded in a window of Candidatus Methylomirabilis limnetica genomic DNA:
- a CDS encoding ABC transporter permease, with amino-acid sequence MAGSDVRRVGPRQFATLWRSQAVGLQPAIAAGTALIILLTASPLVSLLTSAFTGGPKAFSILMNSSVLSLIARTVLLATLATLWAIILGLPPAWILTRTDIPGRRFLRIVGVLPLAIPPYIGAFTYITLLGPVGWVNKIFQAMGTSGPIVNIYGLWGGVLVLGLFTYPYILLIVGSALKGSDPALEEAARAAGLGPFGIFLRVTFPLLRPSLLAGALLVFLYALSDFGAVSLLRVDTFTTEIFHQLNTRFDQRNAAALSIILVILTAVVLMAQRKSLGRRGFVQRRSGVRPPTIYPLGRWKVPVLCCTYLIIAGSVFLPVALLLYQTGSPMSFLRTLIAGHRYLWNSLWTATVAATAASGLGLFVAYLTQRRKGLAPLILTSATQLGYAIPGTVLGLSLILLYNAYLPWIYGTAAMVIIGYLLRFLPQAVQGSTAAMIQVNRNLEEAARSLGRSTWQALREVTIPLIRPGIAAGWMLVFISSMKELAATLLLRPAGFDTLSVRIWIASIEVDYAGAAATSLILIAITALPLFLISRLDATVSQLD; translated from the coding sequence ATGGCCGGCAGCGACGTGCGACGCGTAGGCCCGAGACAGTTCGCCACGCTGTGGCGGTCGCAGGCAGTGGGGCTTCAGCCTGCAATCGCCGCCGGGACGGCCCTGATTATCCTTCTGACCGCCTCTCCCTTGGTCAGTCTCTTGACTTCTGCCTTCACCGGAGGGCCGAAGGCTTTTTCGATCCTCATGAACAGCTCCGTACTTTCGCTGATCGCGCGGACTGTGTTGCTCGCCACCCTCGCTACGTTGTGGGCTATAATCCTTGGGTTGCCACCCGCCTGGATCCTCACCCGCACGGACATCCCGGGGCGACGTTTTCTCCGGATCGTGGGGGTCCTGCCGCTGGCGATCCCCCCATACATCGGCGCCTTTACGTACATCACGCTGCTCGGTCCCGTCGGGTGGGTCAATAAGATCTTCCAGGCTATGGGTACCAGCGGGCCGATCGTGAACATCTATGGCCTGTGGGGCGGGGTCCTGGTGCTCGGCCTGTTTACCTATCCGTACATCCTCCTCATTGTCGGCAGTGCCCTCAAGGGAAGCGATCCGGCTCTCGAAGAAGCGGCCAGAGCCGCAGGTCTTGGGCCGTTTGGTATCTTCCTTCGGGTCACGTTCCCCCTGCTGCGCCCTAGCCTCCTGGCCGGAGCGCTGCTGGTCTTTCTCTACGCCCTCTCGGACTTCGGCGCCGTCTCGTTGCTCCGGGTCGACACCTTTACCACCGAGATCTTCCATCAGCTCAATACCCGCTTCGACCAGCGGAATGCGGCCGCCCTCTCCATTATCCTGGTCATCCTGACGGCCGTGGTCCTGATGGCCCAGCGGAAAAGCTTGGGCCGCCGCGGTTTCGTCCAGCGGCGAAGCGGTGTCAGACCACCCACCATCTACCCTCTCGGGCGATGGAAGGTGCCGGTCCTTTGCTGTACCTATCTCATCATCGCCGGCTCAGTCTTTCTGCCGGTTGCGCTACTCCTCTACCAAACCGGCTCACCGATGAGCTTCCTGCGCACGCTCATCGCCGGCCACCGCTATCTTTGGAACAGTCTCTGGACGGCGACCGTGGCGGCGACGGCGGCATCGGGACTTGGGCTCTTCGTCGCCTACCTTACCCAGCGCCGAAAGGGGTTGGCGCCGCTCATCCTCACGTCCGCGACCCAACTCGGGTATGCCATCCCCGGCACAGTCCTTGGGCTGAGCCTGATCCTCCTCTACAATGCGTACCTGCCATGGATCTACGGAACCGCCGCCATGGTGATCATCGGCTACCTCCTGCGGTTTCTCCCACAAGCGGTCCAGGGTAGTACGGCCGCGATGATTCAGGTCAATCGGAACCTGGAGGAGGCGGCCCGTAGCCTTGGCCGGTCCACCTGGCAAGCGCTTCGAGAGGTCACCATCCCCCTCATCCGACCGGGGATTGCAGCAGGATGGATGCTCGTCTTTATCTCTTCGATGAAGGAGCTGGCCGCCACGCTCCTCCTCCGCCCGGCCGGGTTCGACACCCTGTCGGTCAGGATATGGATCGCCTCCATTGAGGTTGATTACGCCGGGGCTGCGGCGACCTCACTGATTCTCATCGCCATCACCGCGCTCCCCCTCTTCCTCATCAGCCGACTTGACGCCACCGTCTCACAGCTCGATTGA
- a CDS encoding multicopper oxidase domain-containing protein — MNNSRQSFTYYRLGQYQGLKVLLLLFVTMLIGCTSAIAQQTRTYRIAAIEVDWDYAPTGINQISGNAFGESENVFVQSGKQRIGKVYRKAVYREYTDAAFTAAKAVAPQWEHLGALGPVIRGEVGDTIQVVFKNMTSFPTSIHPHGVSYLKNSEGAPYNDGTSGADMADDAVPSGGTHTYIWQVPERAGPGPMDGSSVLWMYHAHTDEPADTNTGLVGPLIVTRKGNANPDGSPKDIDREFVTLFTVFNENASHYLEHNVNHFTGKPKKTMKNLDDPEFQESNLMHSVNGYVYGNLPGLTMQQGERVRWYVLSIGTEVDLHTPHWHGQTVLWMGSRMDMVELLPGSMKTIDMAPDNPGTWLYHCHVNDHITAGMMALFTVTE, encoded by the coding sequence ATGAACAACTCGCGACAATCGTTTACCTACTACCGGTTGGGTCAATACCAGGGATTGAAGGTTCTCTTACTGCTGTTCGTCACGATGCTGATTGGGTGTACATCCGCCATAGCTCAACAGACCCGCACCTATCGCATCGCGGCTATCGAGGTGGACTGGGATTACGCGCCGACCGGCATCAACCAGATCAGCGGGAACGCGTTTGGAGAGAGCGAAAATGTCTTTGTTCAGAGCGGCAAACAGCGGATCGGCAAAGTGTACCGCAAGGCGGTCTACCGCGAGTACACCGATGCCGCCTTTACCGCCGCAAAAGCTGTCGCGCCGCAATGGGAGCATTTGGGTGCTCTGGGCCCCGTCATCCGCGGGGAGGTTGGTGATACCATCCAGGTTGTCTTCAAGAACATGACCAGCTTTCCCACTAGCATCCACCCGCATGGCGTCTCATATCTCAAGAACTCCGAGGGGGCTCCGTACAACGATGGGACCTCTGGGGCCGACATGGCTGACGATGCTGTCCCCTCTGGCGGGACCCACACCTATATCTGGCAGGTTCCAGAACGGGCAGGCCCGGGCCCGATGGACGGAAGCTCCGTCCTCTGGATGTATCACGCCCACACCGATGAGCCGGCGGACACGAATACCGGCCTGGTCGGGCCGCTCATCGTCACACGCAAGGGAAACGCAAACCCTGACGGTTCCCCCAAAGACATCGACCGGGAGTTTGTCACGCTGTTCACCGTCTTTAATGAGAACGCCAGCCACTATCTGGAGCACAATGTCAACCACTTTACCGGCAAGCCTAAGAAAACGATGAAGAACCTGGATGATCCCGAGTTTCAGGAGAGTAACCTGATGCACTCCGTCAACGGCTACGTCTATGGCAACTTGCCTGGATTAACCATGCAGCAGGGCGAACGCGTGCGCTGGTACGTGCTGAGTATTGGAACTGAGGTCGATCTGCACACGCCGCACTGGCATGGCCAGACCGTCCTCTGGATGGGGAGTCGCATGGACATGGTGGAGCTCCTCCCGGGGAGTATGAAGACGATCGACATGGCACCGGACAACCCGGGAACATGGTTGTATCACTGCCACGTGAACGATCACATCACCGCTGGGATGATGGCGCTCTTTACGGTCACTGAGTAG
- a CDS encoding response regulator: MRGKILLVDDGEDLCRLFTESLGQEGFQVVAARSGHEALALVELEPPDLIVLDLVMPEMDGLEILRRLRKRAEAVKVVVLTAHGTAQRVREAMALGVREFLGKPFDPNRLLRIVAEEVGGGACS, translated from the coding sequence GTGAGGGGGAAGATCCTTTTGGTGGATGACGGGGAGGACCTCTGCCGGCTCTTCACTGAGAGCCTGGGGCAGGAGGGATTTCAGGTGGTGGCGGCCAGGAGCGGCCATGAGGCCCTGGCCCTCGTGGAGCTAGAGCCTCCCGACCTCATCGTTCTGGATTTGGTCATGCCGGAGATGGATGGGTTGGAGATCCTGAGAAGGCTCCGAAAACGGGCCGAGGCGGTCAAGGTGGTGGTCCTTACCGCTCACGGGACAGCCCAGCGAGTCAGGGAGGCCATGGCCCTCGGGGTGAGGGAGTTCCTTGGTAAGCCGTTCGATCCCAACCGACTGCTCAGGATCGTCGCCGAAGAGGTGGGGGGAGGAGCTTGCAGTTAG
- a CDS encoding gas vesicle protein K, translated as MKPKTLSAPESSLAEFEGELEQLTQALPRRINADPEKVEQGLAKLVLTLIELLRKLLERQALRRMEGGSLTSEEIERMGVTFIRLEEKMVELRAHFGLAEDDLNLSLGPLGDLM; from the coding sequence ATGAAACCAAAGACACTCTCGGCGCCTGAGAGCTCTCTGGCGGAGTTTGAGGGGGAGCTGGAGCAGCTCACCCAGGCCCTGCCGAGACGGATCAACGCCGACCCTGAGAAGGTCGAGCAGGGGCTGGCCAAGCTCGTGCTCACCCTCATCGAACTCCTCAGAAAGCTTCTCGAGCGTCAGGCCCTTCGAAGGATGGAGGGGGGCTCCCTCACCTCCGAGGAGATCGAGCGGATGGGGGTGACCTTCATCCGGCTGGAGGAGAAGATGGTGGAACTCCGGGCACACTTCGGCCTCGCCGAGGACGACCTCAACCTGTCGCTCGGGCCGCTCGGGGACCTGATGTGA
- a CDS encoding gas vesicle protein: protein MKDNGRPASSLERQVTLLETLDRLLNKGVVVAGDVTLSVADVDLIYVGLRLLLCSVETAREWGVKSVEE, encoded by the coding sequence ATGAAGGATAACGGCCGGCCTGCTTCCAGCCTGGAACGGCAGGTCACGCTCCTCGAGACGCTGGACCGCCTCCTCAACAAGGGCGTCGTGGTAGCGGGGGATGTGACCCTATCCGTAGCCGATGTGGACCTCATCTATGTTGGTCTCCGGCTCCTCCTCTGCTCTGTGGAAACGGCTAGGGAATGGGGTGTTAAGAGCGTCGAGGAGTGA
- a CDS encoding ABC transporter ATP-binding protein — MVIRLDRVSKHYGDDTIPAVEEISFSVERGEILVLLGPSGCGKTTTLRLIAGFEAPDSGRIEIGSRTVAHDTILLPPEQRGVGMVFQDYALFPHLTVLENVAFGLRRYNAEQQRSRIAEALDLVGLSTLQGRYPYELSGGQQQRVALARALAPGPQVVLLDEPFSNLDADMRTQIREDVHSILRQAGTTAIFVTHDQEEAFVIADRVGVLNHGRLEQLDHPEAIYHTPVTRFIAQFVGSADFIPGLVQGERITTELGTFPNQQGLSVGQAVELMIRPDDIDLIPDEASEATVITRQFRGPDNLYCVRLPSGQKIHSSQGSTKLIEPGTRVTVKANPTHVVCFDVTTQVDRLKAEG; from the coding sequence ATGGTTATCCGGCTCGATCGGGTGAGCAAGCACTATGGGGACGACACGATCCCCGCGGTAGAGGAAATCTCCTTCTCCGTTGAGCGAGGAGAGATCCTGGTGTTGTTGGGACCGAGCGGCTGCGGAAAGACCACGACGCTACGCCTGATCGCCGGGTTTGAGGCCCCTGATAGCGGGCGGATCGAGATTGGTAGCCGAACGGTAGCCCACGACACGATCTTGCTGCCACCGGAGCAGCGAGGCGTGGGCATGGTCTTCCAAGACTATGCGCTCTTCCCGCACCTGACAGTCCTGGAGAACGTCGCATTTGGCCTACGCCGCTATAATGCGGAGCAACAACGGAGCCGAATCGCGGAGGCGTTGGACTTGGTAGGACTCTCAACCCTTCAGGGACGGTACCCGTATGAGCTCTCCGGCGGGCAGCAGCAACGGGTTGCTCTGGCGCGTGCGCTGGCCCCCGGCCCGCAGGTCGTCTTGTTGGATGAGCCGTTCAGTAACCTGGATGCCGATATGCGGACGCAGATACGGGAAGATGTCCACTCGATCCTCCGCCAAGCCGGGACTACCGCCATTTTCGTGACCCATGACCAGGAGGAGGCGTTTGTCATCGCCGATCGTGTTGGGGTACTGAACCATGGGCGCCTGGAGCAGCTCGACCATCCGGAGGCGATCTACCATACGCCGGTCACCCGTTTTATCGCTCAGTTCGTCGGTTCGGCCGATTTCATCCCCGGCCTCGTCCAAGGCGAGAGAATCACCACGGAGCTGGGCACGTTCCCGAACCAGCAGGGGCTTTCGGTAGGGCAGGCGGTGGAGCTGATGATCAGGCCAGACGATATCGACCTGATCCCCGATGAGGCGAGCGAGGCGACCGTGATCACCAGGCAGTTCCGTGGCCCAGACAACCTCTATTGCGTGCGCCTGCCATCCGGCCAGAAGATTCACAGCAGCCAGGGTTCAACGAAGCTCATCGAGCCGGGGACCAGGGTCACCGTAAAAGCCAATCCGACCCATGTGGTCTGTTTCGATGTAACAACTCAGGTGGATAGGCTGAAGGCTGAAGGCTGA
- a CDS encoding extracellular solute-binding protein translates to MARFRRLVRSRRLSTRLLSSWVLLLTVSLLLHVHASASASELVIYSGRKESAIKPVVELFERQTGIKVALKTGKTSGLANEMLQERQRPRADIFIATEAGVCEILAKEGLLEPYTSPGARAMPASHKSARGLWTGISGRARVIIYNKNLVRESDTPNSILDLTEARWKGKIAIAGTRERTTLAWLSALVEVMGEAKAKAYIDKLIENGLKVLPDNSDVWRGVGSGEFAVGLTNSPNYHLALEAKLPIGVVYPDQGPAGMGVMVNPNAVAIVKGAKNLDQARQFVDFLFSKPAQELLVHHAFEIPLLPGIDPGPVRPLAGFKALQISQERLADLEDKTIALFPGL, encoded by the coding sequence ACGCTTCTGCATCGGCCTCCGAGTTAGTCATCTACTCCGGCCGTAAAGAGAGCGCGATTAAGCCGGTAGTGGAACTCTTTGAGCGGCAGACCGGCATCAAGGTTGCGCTGAAAACGGGCAAGACCTCCGGCCTCGCGAACGAGATGCTCCAGGAACGGCAGCGGCCGAGGGCCGATATCTTTATCGCCACCGAGGCCGGTGTCTGCGAGATCCTTGCGAAGGAAGGGCTACTGGAGCCGTATACCTCTCCCGGCGCCCGCGCGATGCCGGCCTCGCACAAGAGTGCTCGCGGGCTTTGGACCGGTATCTCCGGACGCGCCAGGGTCATCATTTACAACAAGAACCTCGTGAGGGAGAGCGATACCCCGAACTCGATATTAGACCTGACCGAGGCCAGGTGGAAGGGGAAGATCGCCATCGCCGGTACGCGCGAGCGGACGACCCTCGCCTGGCTGAGCGCCTTGGTGGAGGTCATGGGCGAGGCGAAGGCCAAGGCGTACATCGATAAGCTGATCGAGAACGGTCTGAAGGTCCTGCCTGACAACTCCGATGTCTGGCGCGGCGTAGGGAGCGGTGAGTTCGCCGTGGGATTGACTAACTCACCCAACTACCACCTGGCCCTTGAAGCGAAGCTGCCGATCGGGGTCGTGTATCCGGATCAAGGGCCTGCAGGCATGGGCGTCATGGTCAACCCGAATGCTGTAGCAATCGTGAAGGGCGCAAAGAACCTCGACCAGGCCAGGCAATTCGTCGATTTCCTCTTCAGTAAGCCTGCCCAGGAACTCCTGGTTCACCACGCCTTCGAGATCCCGCTCCTTCCCGGGATAGACCCTGGCCCGGTCCGGCCGCTCGCGGGGTTCAAAGCGCTCCAGATCAGTCAAGAGCGCCTGGCTGACCTGGAGGATAAAACCATCGCCCTCTTCCCCGGTCTGTAA
- a CDS encoding class I SAM-dependent methyltransferase, with protein MAAKRSTQSTDLPGSELDPAKMPGHWLLARLGKRVLRPGGLGLTRALLDSLAIGPDDDVVEFAPGLGVTARMILERKPRRYVGVERDAKAMQWTARQLPRSPNVSVIVGAADQTNQPDGSASVVIGEAMLSMHTQERKRLIAAEAFRLLRPGGRYGIHELAVVPDDMPADQKQEIDGMLSSVIHVGTRSLPEHEWRALLEGVGFRVVASGYAPMHLLRPRRLVQDEGVFGALRLAKNLLLDGAARRRVVAMRRVFEHYRNNLSAIFLIAQKGLD; from the coding sequence ATGGCCGCGAAACGATCGACGCAATCAACGGATTTGCCGGGCAGCGAGTTGGATCCGGCGAAAATGCCGGGTCACTGGCTCCTTGCCCGACTTGGCAAGCGCGTCTTGCGCCCCGGAGGTCTCGGTCTAACGCGAGCGCTGCTCGATAGCTTGGCGATCGGACCGGACGACGACGTAGTCGAGTTCGCACCCGGCCTGGGCGTGACGGCGCGTATGATCCTGGAGCGGAAGCCTCGGCGCTATGTGGGCGTCGAGCGGGACGCAAAGGCAATGCAGTGGACGGCCCGACAACTCCCCCGCAGCCCGAATGTATCAGTTATCGTCGGCGCCGCAGATCAAACGAATCAACCTGACGGCTCGGCATCGGTCGTCATCGGCGAGGCCATGTTGAGCATGCACACCCAGGAGCGAAAGCGCCTGATCGCGGCGGAAGCGTTCCGGCTCCTGCGTCCTGGGGGCCGCTACGGCATTCATGAGCTCGCTGTTGTTCCCGACGATATGCCGGCCGACCAAAAGCAGGAGATCGACGGTATGTTGTCGTCGGTGATCCATGTTGGCACCCGCTCCTTGCCAGAACACGAGTGGAGGGCCCTGTTGGAGGGAGTCGGATTCCGCGTCGTAGCGTCCGGATACGCGCCGATGCACCTGCTGAGGCCGCGGCGCCTAGTCCAGGATGAGGGGGTATTCGGAGCGCTGAGGCTCGCGAAGAACCTCCTACTCGATGGCGCGGCGCGGCGACGGGTAGTCGCGATGCGACGGGTGTTCGAGCATTATCGTAACAACCTGAGCGCGATCTTCCTCATCGCGCAGAAGGGTCTGGATTGA
- a CDS encoding GvpL/GvpF family gas vesicle protein, translated as MPSEIGWYLYAFSPHGDLPPMMGIDGHSPLSLIAENGIVALSSPVPLTEFGEEALRRNLEDPSWLEEKVRLHESIVESALATGPLLPMRFGTIFLDAGTIRSVIRRNTRRIQEALEFLRDKVEWGVKGFADRTALRAAVLKNDAALLALAREASTKPPGLAFFLKRKIEESASTKSQEREDALASQALEALRGKVVELVEYPSILPEAREGERIVLNLACLVRREGVEDLLSGVEQWNQSHAEEAFRLVVSGPWPPYHFVPRLDDEG; from the coding sequence ATGCCTTCCGAGATTGGCTGGTACCTCTATGCTTTTTCCCCCCACGGAGACCTGCCGCCAATGATGGGAATCGACGGGCACTCTCCTTTGAGCCTCATCGCCGAGAACGGGATCGTGGCACTGTCCAGCCCGGTCCCCCTGACCGAGTTCGGGGAGGAGGCTCTCCGCCGCAACCTGGAGGACCCCTCTTGGCTGGAGGAGAAAGTGCGCCTTCACGAGTCGATCGTGGAGTCGGCTCTGGCCACGGGTCCGCTTCTCCCGATGAGGTTTGGCACTATCTTCCTTGACGCGGGGACGATCCGGTCGGTCATTCGGAGGAATACTCGGCGCATCCAAGAGGCCCTGGAGTTCCTGAGAGATAAGGTCGAGTGGGGCGTGAAGGGGTTCGCGGACCGGACGGCCCTTCGAGCCGCCGTGCTCAAGAACGATGCGGCGCTCCTTGCCTTGGCCCGCGAGGCAAGCACTAAACCGCCCGGGCTGGCATTCTTCCTCAAGAGAAAAATCGAGGAGAGCGCCTCGACGAAATCCCAGGAGCGTGAAGATGCGCTTGCCAGTCAGGCGCTGGAGGCCCTCCGGGGGAAAGTGGTGGAGCTGGTGGAGTATCCTTCCATCCTCCCCGAGGCCAGAGAGGGGGAGAGGATCGTGCTTAATCTGGCCTGTCTCGTGAGGCGGGAGGGAGTGGAGGACCTCCTCTCCGGGGTGGAGCAGTGGAACCAGAGCCATGCCGAAGAAGCCTTCAGGCTCGTTGTCTCGGGCCCCTGGCCACCATACCACTTTGTCCCGAGGCTTGACGATGAAGGATAA
- a CDS encoding FAD:protein FMN transferase — translation MAERDLQILDEFGLRRRRFLLAIAGGFVGTLFGSLSPGRAWGRSRMQTLTLGRLLMGTAVEIEANHPDLSIAREAIETGLQRMVDVDRLMSIFRSDSEIGLVNRLAATLPVSVGEETFGVLTEAKDIALMSGGALDVTIHPLMQLWRRATQRGRLPSSREIEAALGLVAHSGLSVDPNNRSVQLQQPGMGIDLGGIAKGYAVDVAAEALAKQGVHSGLVNAGGDLRVVGRNRDGGIWRIGLRHPLAPSRLLLSVLAEDEAAATSGNYFRYFTVGGMRYGHLLHPRTGTPADSALSATIIAKSAMRADGLATAAMIHGAGAMAFIQRVSGVEGIVVNPLARHPGKVSVQITPGLRGRVELLDRSAELER, via the coding sequence ATGGCTGAACGCGATCTGCAGATCCTTGACGAGTTCGGCCTCCGCCGAAGACGCTTCCTCCTGGCGATCGCCGGAGGCTTTGTGGGGACGCTTTTCGGGTCCCTCTCACCCGGAAGAGCATGGGGCAGATCGAGGATGCAGACACTCACACTCGGCCGTCTACTGATGGGCACGGCCGTGGAGATCGAGGCAAATCATCCTGACCTCTCGATCGCCAGGGAGGCGATTGAGACCGGCCTGCAACGAATGGTGGACGTCGATCGTCTGATGAGTATCTTTCGGTCCGACAGTGAGATCGGTCTGGTGAACCGTCTGGCCGCCACACTCCCTGTCTCGGTCGGGGAGGAAACCTTCGGCGTACTGACGGAAGCTAAGGATATCGCGCTGATGAGCGGTGGCGCCCTTGATGTCACCATCCACCCGTTGATGCAGCTCTGGCGCCGCGCGACGCAGCGAGGCCGCCTTCCATCATCGCGGGAGATTGAGGCAGCCCTCGGTCTGGTGGCCCATAGTGGCCTTTCCGTTGATCCCAACAACCGCAGCGTTCAACTACAACAGCCTGGGATGGGCATCGATCTGGGGGGCATCGCCAAGGGCTATGCCGTTGACGTCGCGGCGGAGGCTCTCGCGAAGCAAGGCGTTCACAGTGGTTTGGTCAATGCTGGGGGCGACCTCCGAGTTGTCGGCCGCAACCGGGATGGGGGTATCTGGAGGATCGGCCTGCGGCATCCTCTCGCGCCTTCGAGGCTGCTGCTCTCGGTTCTGGCCGAGGATGAGGCTGCGGCGACATCCGGAAATTACTTTCGCTACTTCACTGTCGGCGGGATGCGTTACGGCCACCTATTACACCCTCGAACCGGAACGCCAGCAGATAGCGCGCTGAGCGCGACCATCATCGCAAAGAGCGCCATGCGCGCCGACGGCCTGGCGACCGCCGCCATGATCCACGGGGCAGGCGCAATGGCGTTCATACAACGCGTGAGCGGGGTCGAAGGGATCGTGGTCAACCCCCTCGCTCGCCATCCAGGGAAGGTCTCGGTTCAAATTACGCCGGGACTTCGTGGCCGGGTGGAGCTTCTGGATCGCTCGGCAGAACTTGAACGTTGA
- a CDS encoding FMN-binding protein: protein MRTLAGLTLLLVLHLCAPVGLLAKVFYAKDEAVKAAFPEADIIEKQTFFLTNDQKKQIETLARTPLDSKLVTMYIGKRGQKLLGYAMIDVHTVRTLPEAAMVVLSPEGRVASTLILAFYEPLEYLPNERWLKQFDQARLTPDLRVGGKIAGITGATLTARAMSESVRKVLALYQVLIEKGGR from the coding sequence ATGCGCACCCTGGCCGGCCTGACCTTACTGCTCGTCTTGCACCTCTGCGCACCCGTTGGCCTCCTCGCCAAGGTGTTTTACGCCAAGGACGAGGCCGTCAAGGCGGCGTTCCCAGAGGCTGACATCATCGAGAAGCAGACATTTTTTCTGACAAACGACCAGAAAAAGCAGATCGAGACCCTCGCACGCACGCCGCTAGATTCCAAGCTTGTGACGATGTACATCGGAAAACGAGGCCAGAAGCTACTCGGCTATGCAATGATTGACGTTCACACGGTACGGACCCTGCCGGAGGCTGCCATGGTTGTGCTCTCCCCGGAAGGGCGGGTGGCCTCCACACTAATTCTAGCCTTCTATGAGCCACTGGAATACCTCCCAAATGAACGCTGGCTCAAGCAGTTCGATCAGGCAAGGCTCACCCCGGACCTCCGGGTGGGAGGAAAGATCGCGGGGATCACCGGGGCGACCTTGACGGCTCGGGCTATGTCTGAGTCGGTCCGTAAGGTTCTGGCCCTCTACCAGGTCTTGATCGAAAAAGGAGGGCGCTGA
- a CDS encoding GvpL/GvpF family gas vesicle protein, giving the protein MEGIYLYGIVAFPPPLLQQIVGLGRRPVFLVPQGDLAAVVSRSPLTLWPVDEDHLTLHETVLEEVMISRPVLPARFNTLFRTEDAAIALLNERARPFRSALERVTGKVELGLRVLWEPPGDSATAVDQKTSDEGPGTEYLHRRLTEERHRARFRAAGERLIQELQASFPSLAGESRLQRFPTERLLLTGAYLVERDRVDAFREGVAKIREEFPRLSFLLTGPWPPYHFVNGAHDETKDTLGA; this is encoded by the coding sequence ATGGAGGGGATCTACCTTTACGGGATCGTCGCCTTCCCCCCGCCGCTGTTACAGCAGATCGTTGGGCTCGGGAGGCGTCCCGTCTTCCTTGTTCCGCAGGGGGACCTAGCCGCTGTGGTCAGCCGGTCGCCGCTCACCCTATGGCCCGTCGACGAAGACCACCTGACCCTCCACGAGACGGTGCTAGAGGAGGTGATGATCTCCCGCCCTGTCCTTCCCGCCCGCTTCAACACGCTCTTCAGAACTGAGGATGCTGCGATCGCGCTCCTCAACGAACGCGCTCGGCCATTCCGCTCTGCGCTGGAGCGGGTGACAGGAAAGGTGGAGCTGGGGCTCAGGGTGCTCTGGGAACCGCCTGGTGACTCCGCCACGGCGGTGGATCAAAAGACTAGCGATGAAGGCCCTGGAACGGAATACCTCCACAGGAGGCTTACGGAGGAGCGGCATCGGGCTAGGTTTCGAGCGGCGGGGGAGCGGTTGATTCAGGAGCTCCAGGCCTCTTTCCCCTCCCTGGCTGGGGAAAGCCGGCTCCAGCGGTTCCCCACAGAGCGGCTGCTTCTCACCGGGGCCTATCTGGTGGAGCGGGATCGAGTGGACGCCTTCCGTGAAGGCGTGGCAAAGATCCGGGAAGAGTTTCCCCGCCTTAGCTTCCTCCTCACCGGCCCCTGGCCTCCCTACCACTTCGTCAACGGAGCCCACGATGAAACCAAAGACACTCTCGGCGCCTGA